Proteins encoded within one genomic window of Gloeobacter kilaueensis JS1:
- a CDS encoding TldD/PmbA family protein, giving the protein MMTVVEKLAVEQALELIDRVVAASQADGVFVSIEGGEEALSRFAGNQITQNVNQSRFALAITSYFGAGHATASTSETDLEAIEATVRCSEALARIAPADPEAVALLAPQSYDARQAGFDEATAHTSPLVRSEIIQGLCAQAEAAKVTVAGTLGSESRLRAVGNSLGLRAAARTTTARFGLTARIEDGSSWGERTGWQFDGLRCAELAGELIERAAHSRNPRSIAPGTYPVVLHPAAFAELLSWVGGNFDARAADEGRSFLSGPAGGNRIGETLFSPLVQLVRDPAHPLLCAPPFQADGLPNTCLEIVKDGIPQTLSYSRYWAQKQGVPATGAFTPLAMAGGQASLEALVAGMERGVLIHRAWYVRSINQRELSVTGMTRDGTFWIEDGRIAYPIKNLRFNQSLPQLLRTIEALGEVERHGALVVPAVRASSFQFSSVTDSI; this is encoded by the coding sequence ATGATGACTGTTGTTGAAAAACTTGCAGTGGAGCAGGCGCTGGAACTGATCGATCGGGTAGTCGCCGCTTCCCAGGCCGATGGCGTCTTTGTGAGCATCGAGGGGGGCGAGGAAGCCCTCAGCCGCTTTGCAGGCAACCAGATTACCCAGAACGTCAACCAGAGCCGCTTCGCGCTTGCGATCACAAGCTACTTTGGAGCCGGCCATGCCACTGCCTCGACTTCTGAAACCGATCTTGAGGCGATCGAGGCGACGGTGCGCTGCTCCGAAGCGCTGGCGCGGATCGCTCCGGCGGACCCGGAGGCCGTCGCTTTATTGGCACCCCAGAGCTACGACGCCCGTCAGGCTGGTTTCGATGAGGCGACGGCGCACACCTCGCCGCTGGTGAGGAGTGAAATTATTCAGGGACTCTGTGCCCAGGCGGAGGCAGCAAAGGTAACGGTCGCGGGCACCCTTGGCAGCGAGAGCCGCCTGAGAGCAGTGGGCAACTCGCTTGGCCTCAGGGCAGCAGCCCGGACGACCACTGCCCGCTTTGGCCTGACTGCCCGGATAGAAGACGGTTCGAGCTGGGGGGAGCGCACCGGCTGGCAGTTCGATGGGTTGCGCTGTGCGGAACTGGCCGGTGAACTGATCGAGCGGGCCGCCCATAGCCGCAATCCGCGATCGATTGCACCCGGCACCTACCCGGTTGTTCTGCACCCGGCGGCCTTCGCCGAGTTGCTGAGCTGGGTGGGCGGAAACTTCGATGCCCGCGCCGCCGACGAGGGCCGCTCGTTTTTATCGGGGCCAGCAGGCGGCAACCGCATCGGCGAAACCCTCTTCAGCCCGCTGGTGCAGCTGGTGCGCGACCCGGCCCATCCGCTGTTGTGCGCGCCGCCCTTTCAAGCGGACGGGCTGCCCAACACTTGCCTTGAGATCGTGAAAGACGGCATCCCCCAGACTCTGAGCTACAGCCGCTACTGGGCGCAAAAGCAGGGTGTCCCGGCCACCGGTGCGTTTACTCCTCTGGCGATGGCAGGCGGGCAAGCAAGTCTGGAGGCGCTGGTCGCCGGGATGGAGCGCGGCGTGCTCATCCATCGCGCCTGGTACGTTCGTTCGATCAACCAGCGGGAACTGAGTGTCACCGGTATGACCCGCGACGGTACTTTCTGGATCGAGGATGGCCGGATCGCTTACCCGATCAAAAATCTACGCTTCAACCAGAGCCTGCCCCAATTGCTGCGCACCATCGAGGCACTGGGAGAGGTTGAGCGGCACGGCGCGCTGGTCGTCCCTGCGGTGCGGGCGAGTTCCTTCCAGTTCAGCAGCGTCACCGACAGCATCTAA
- a CDS encoding aspartyl protease family protein produces the protein MLQQLILPLKAEPAELTQADKEVAGDFSSPFSIPFDGAPKGSVEIQVSINGEGPFNFLLDTGAERTVVYEEIAQKLRLPLSESGIKPLIVNGAGKNIVQIRRKAQVKKLEIGKASLKNVDLYILPVSSHSFSSTLSRIDGILGNDLLQRSVFQIDYESQKITFFQSRDCTQAVDPVGMPIFFLDKRKPSISAEIDGIPAQLEIDTGSFLSLELYPFFVETQNLLARYPRKIEQKVEGVNGIEIEQMVRAQKLKFGNIEVSKPLIYLATQGKKDTSSRSISGNIGNAVLSRFSVTFDYQCQRMSFVKNNSFDKPFNYVDLQLKFQLPKGVVTYAPLESPAGQAGIRVGDKITAIDGVPLGELGPKELYQKSRKPPGETLLITIERKNIQKDIQILLENAL, from the coding sequence GATTTTTCATCTCCCTTTTCTATACCCTTCGACGGTGCCCCAAAAGGCTCAGTAGAAATCCAAGTGAGTATAAATGGCGAAGGACCATTCAACTTTCTTCTGGATACCGGTGCTGAGAGAACAGTTGTTTATGAGGAGATTGCACAAAAGCTCAGGCTACCTCTTTCCGAGTCAGGGATAAAGCCTCTTATAGTTAACGGAGCAGGTAAAAATATCGTACAGATCAGGCGAAAAGCTCAAGTAAAAAAACTGGAAATTGGTAAAGCATCTCTCAAAAATGTTGATCTCTATATCTTACCTGTCTCTTCTCATTCCTTTTCCAGTACTTTATCAAGAATAGACGGCATTCTGGGCAATGATTTGCTTCAAAGATCTGTCTTTCAAATCGATTACGAGAGTCAGAAGATCACCTTCTTTCAATCTAGAGACTGTACTCAAGCAGTTGATCCTGTTGGTATGCCTATCTTCTTTTTAGATAAAAGAAAACCTTCTATCTCAGCTGAAATTGATGGAATACCAGCGCAGCTTGAAATAGACACGGGATCCTTTCTGTCACTGGAACTGTATCCCTTTTTTGTTGAAACTCAGAATCTCCTTGCCCGATATCCTCGTAAAATAGAACAAAAAGTAGAGGGCGTGAATGGAATAGAAATTGAACAGATGGTGCGGGCTCAGAAGCTTAAATTTGGCAATATTGAAGTAAGCAAACCTCTTATCTATCTGGCTACACAGGGAAAAAAAGATACTAGTTCCAGAAGTATTTCGGGAAATATTGGCAACGCTGTTTTGTCTCGCTTCTCAGTCACCTTTGACTACCAGTGCCAGCGAATGAGTTTCGTCAAAAACAATTCTTTTGATAAGCCATTTAATTATGTAGATTTGCAGTTAAAATTTCAGCTTCCTAAAGGCGTTGTTACTTACGCACCGCTGGAGAGCCCTGCCGGGCAGGCGGGAATCCGAGTTGGAGATAAAATTACGGCCATTGATGGTGTTCCTCTAGGTGAGCTGGGCCCGAAAGAGCTGTATCAAAAATCCCGGAAACCGCCGGGTGAAACTTTATTGATCACAATCGAGAGAAAAAATATTCAGAAAGACATTCAGATCTTGTTAGAAAATGCTCTGTAG